The Thermodesulfobacteriota bacterium DNA window TGGGACCGGTTTTAATCCCCAGGCCGTAAAAAGCGGGAGTCAGGCGTTGCCCCCAGACGCCCAGAAGCAGCACCCATATGGCCGAACCAGCGGAAAAGAAAATGACTATCCCGGGCGCGTTTTTACGGGAAGCCAGCCGTCCGCCCCAGTAATAGCCGATAGCAAGCGCCGATAGAACAACGGTTATAATGGCCGTCCAGCAGAACAGCGTGTTGCCGAATGTGGGCGCCAGTATTCTGGGCATGGCGATTTCCATGATCATCGTCTGGGCGCCGAGGCACATCAGAAGGGCCAGTGTTTTCCAGCTGAATTCAGAGGCTGATTTTTCAACCTGCCTTCTTTTTTTCCCGCCCATGGATTTTCCTTTCTCCACAAAAAATAAACGTATTGCCGCCTCTGATTACCGTGCTCCCGGTTCAGTCGATTCCCCCCCGGACCCGCAATCCGCCCAGGCAATCCCCGATTGTGACGGGGATATCCCTGTTGGTAATGGCGGCGTCCCCTTCCACCAGCACCGTCAGATAATTGGCGGTAACGCCTTTCAGAAGTCCGGTCACCCGGTCCCGCTGGTCCTCGATACGGATAATTTCCGTGCGGCCTTTCTGCTGCCGGCTGAACCTTTCCCTGAAATCCGCGCTCATCCGGCGGAGGACCCGGCATCGCTCGCTGATTACCGCCGGGGGCACCGGATCGGGAAAACCGGCCGCCGGCGTGCCCGGCCGGGAGGAAAAGGGAAAGACATGCAGATAACTGACCGGCAGGTCATTGAGAAGCGCCACCGTTTCGGCGAACTCGCTGTCGCCCTCTCCCGGGAAACCGCACAGCACGTCAACGCCAATGGCCGCCTCCGGTATGATCGTCTTGACGGCTGCCACCCGCTCTTTAAAAAATGCGGCCGTGTAAGGCCGGTTCATCCGCTTCAAAACGGCATCCGATCCGCTCTGCAGCGGCAGGTGAAAATGAGCGCAGATCCTGCCCGACCGGGCCGCCAGGTCGAGGATGTCATTGGTCAGTTCCCGGGGCTCCAGGGAACTGAGGCGGACCCGGCCGATGGCCCCGGTTTCTGTTATCGTCGCCAGCAGCCGATAAAGGGAGTGCGGCGGCATCAGGTCGAGGCCGTAGGCGCCGAGATGAATTCCCGTCAGCACCACCTCCGGATATCCGGCCGAAGAAAACCGCCGGACGGCGGCCAGAACATCATCCGGGGGCATGCTGACGCTTCTTCCCCTGGCATGAGGCACGATGCAATAAGAACAGAAGGCGTTGCATCCGTCTTGAATTTTCAACACCGGCCGGGCGCGGGAACCGGTGAAAGGCGCTGCGGCGAAGCAGGAGAACATATCGGCGCTGCTTCCTCCGGTAACGGATTCCGTCGGTATCGGTTCCGGTAATGACCGGAGGCGGGCCGCGATTTCCGGGATTTTATGTTTGGCGTCATGACTGACGACGCAATCGACGCATTCCAGATCGCGGACCTCTCCACCGGCCACGGTGGCATAACATCCGGTGGCAATAATGAACGCTCCCGGGTTCTCCCGTCGAAAGTGGCGCAACAACTGGCGGGACTGGCCGGCGCTCCGACCGGTGACAGTGCAGGTATTGACGATACACAGATCGGCCGGAGCGTTTCCGGTGACCTGACGCCAGCCGGCGGCGGTTAATAAACCCGTCAGCGCGTCTGATTCAAACTGATTGACCTTACAGCCCAGGGTGACGATAGAAAAGGTATTCATGAAATTCAACCGACGGTGATAATGCCGCCCCCCAGGACGATATCATTTTCATAGAAAACGGCGCCCTGCCCAGGCGCCACGCCGAACTGGGGTTCCTCGAAGGTTAGTCGGGCATGAAAATCCGGCAGCAGCGTCACCCGTGCCGGAGCCGGCCGGTGCTGATAACGGACTTTGACCGTACAGGTGAAATCCGCGTCAGGGCCGCGTCCGATCCAATTAATTGCCCTTACCCGGCATTCGGGTATCATCAGGTCTTCCCGGAAGCCGACCCGGATACGGTTGCTCCGCCGGTCAATGGACGCCACGTAATAAGGTTTTGCGGCCGGGCAGTTGATGCCCCGGCGCTGGCCCACGGTAAACAGGTGCACACCGCCATGCTCGCCGATCACGTTGCCGCGGATATCCTCGATCAGACCCGGCTGCCGGGTCAGTCCGACCTGACGGCCGATTAGATCCGCGTAAGTTTCCTCCCGCCCGATAAAACAGACGTCCTGACTTTCCCTGGCCACAACCGGCGCCAGTTCCATCTCCCGGGCCAGAGACTGAACCGCCGCCTTGGTCATCCCCCCCACCGGAAAACAGAGGCGGGAAAGCTGGGCTTCCGTCACCAACGCCAGGAAATAGCTCTGATCCTTTTGTTGATCAAGCCCCCGGGCCAGACGCGGGTGACCTCCCTCACGCCTGATCATACAGTAGTGACCGGTGGCAATGGAATCAGCGCCCCGGTTCAGGGCGTAATCCAGTCCCAGGCCGAACTTGATCGTCGGGTTGCAGCGCAGGCAGGGGTTGGGGGTTTCGCCTTCAAGATAGGCGGCAATGAAATAATCAACGACCAGGGATTGAAACGCATCCCGGCAGTCGATGGTTTCAACCGGCATACCGGCCCGTTCGGAAATCAGGCGGACCTCCTCATCGGACAGGTCATTATACCCCGTTCGCAGGTGCAGGCCGATAACCCGCTCGCCCTCGTGTTTCAGAACCCGGGCGGCCATCAGGGAATCGATACCGCCGCTGACCAGAACCGCGATCATCAGATTGTCACCGTCTGTTCCGCCGGTCCAGAAAATCCAGCTGCCGGGCGACGGTTTCCGCTCTTGGCATGGCCACGCCGGCCGCGCGGGCCGCGGCAATGGGATGCCGGTAAATCTCCTCGATTTCCAGGGGACGCCGGGCCTCAAAGTCCAATTTCATGCTGGGACTGTAGGCGACCATGTTCCGGGTGACCCCGATCATCAGTTCGATGAATTTATCCTCCAGGGGATAACCGCAGGCCCGGGCACCGGCCACGACCTCCTCCATGATGGAGCGAACCAGCGCCAGGGAGGAGGAATCCGCCATCAACTGGTCAGTGGTCGCTCCCAGCACCACCGTAACCCCGTTAAAAGCCATGTTCCAGACCAGCTTCTGCCACCTGGCCAGAGCCAGGTTATCAGTGACGTCCACCTTGACGCCGGCCGCCCGGAAGGCTCCGGCCACTCTTTCCAGGGTCGGTGTCAGTCCGGCGGCCGAGCCGTCGGGCCGGAATTCTCCCATGCGGACGGCGCCGAAATCCAGATGATGGATGTGGCCCGGCCCTATTTTATTGCTGCACAGAAAACAAAGACCGCCAATGACGATCGCGTCAGGAACGATCCGATGAATCGTCTGTTCTACTTCAAAACCGTTCTGCAGGGCCACCACCACACCGCCTGGTTTGACCACATGGGGCAGGATCGCGGCCAACCATTCATTGGCGGTGGTTTTTAAGGCGACGATGACCACGTCGCAGCGGGGCATGTCTTCGGCCCGGCCGTAAGCGTTGACCCTTTCCAGCAGAAAGTCACCGTCTTTGGAATCAATTTGCAGCCCGTGTTCACGGACATGATCATAATCGCTGTGCAGTAGAAAATGGACGTCAAACCCGTGACGGCACAGCAGCCCGCCGTAATAGCCGCCGACCGCGCCGGTACCGATAACCGCGAAATTCATTGCTTCTCCATTACCGCTTACAGAAACGCCGCCGCGTTTTTCTGCATCTGCTCAAAATCCGTATCGGCCAGCCCGGCCCCGAGGACGATGCGTCGGGCGCTTTCCCGGTCTTTAAGATCAGAAGGAGAATGGGAATCGGTATCGATGACCATCCCCACCCCGTGTTTCCGCGCCAGGGCGGCCACATGACCGTTGGCCAGACAGTGCCCGGCCCGGGTAGTGATTTCCAGCAGGACGTTCTTTTTACCGGCGGCGATCACCTCCTCCTCCGTGATCAGACCCGGGTGGGCCAGCACGTCCACGCCCGCCTCGATGGCCGCCCGGTTGGTCCCCGCGGCCACGGGCTCCACCAGGGTCTCGCCATGAACGATGACGATCCGGGCGCCCAGATCGCGCGCCCGGGCGCAGACGCCCGGAATCAGCACCGGCGGAACATGGGTAATCTCAATGCCGGGGATAATGGTAATCGACATCACCTTGTTCAACTCATCGGCGATGGCCACGATCCGGGGAATAATAAAATCGATATTGGAGGAATCGCCGTGGTCGGTCATGCCGATGGCCGCCAGGCCCGCGTGTTCGGCCCGCCGGGCCAGCTCAGAAGGGATGAGAACCCCGTCGCTGAACAATGTATGCGTGTGTAAATCGATCATCTCCGTTATACCTTGTATTTTCCGAAATCATCCGGTGACAGCTTATCCAGATACTCCGCCCACTTCTTTCCTTCCTCGCTGTCGTCTCCCATTTCGATCGGTTTACCGCCCTGCCGCGGCGTCAACGCGTCAATGACCTTTTCGTCCACATAAATTGGCGCACCGAACCGGATGGAGAGCGCGATGGCGTCACTCGGCCGGGCATCCATGGAAAACAGCTTGTCGTCATGGGCAAAATAAAGCGTCGCGAAAAAGGTGCTCTCTTTCAAATCGCAGACTTCGATTTTCGTCAGCGTCGCGCCCATGCGGGTGATGAAATTTTTGAACAAGTCGTGGGTCATGGGCCGCTCGAAATCGATCTTCTGCAGGGCCGAAGCGATGGACGCCGCCTCCAGCAGGCCGATCCAGATGGGAATCGTCTCGTTGGTGTCGATGGTTCGAAGAACCAGAATCGGCGCGTTGGATTCTTCGTCAACCGTCAGCCCGAGAATCTTGACCTTATGCAGCATGAAAACTTTCCCCCGTATTCATGGAATTATTTTCTTCGGAAACAATCCGTCCGGAAAGGCTGTGGGCGAATCCGGCTTCAATATACACCCGGACCATATCGCCGGCGTTGACTGTGGGCGTTGGCGACAGGCTCCCGGACAGCATAAAGTTGACAACCTTGTTGGTGGAGGTGCGGCCCGTCCACTGCCGTTCCAACCCGGCGCCTGAACCGGTGCTTCCACCTGACCGCCGGCTTGGCCCCTCCACCAGAACCGGCAGGATCTGCCCGGCCAGAGCGCTGTTTTTACTTTCGCTGATTCCTTTCTGAAGATCAAGCAGAAGGTTCAACCGCCGGTTCTTTTCGGCCGAAGGAATCTTGTCGGGGAATTTGGCGGCCGGCGCCAGGGATCGATCCGAATACATGAACGCGAAAATGCCGTCAAACTCGACCGCCTGGATCAGACTGACCGTTTCCTCAAAGTCCGCCGGTGTCTCGCCCGGGAAACCGACGATGATATCGGTTGTGATGGCGATGTCGGCTGCCGTCTCCCGAAGCCGCTCGACCCGCTCCAGATACCGTTCCCGGGTGTAGCGGCGGTTCATCCGTTCCAGTATCCGACTGGAACCGGACTGAACCGGCAGATGAAAATGGTGACACAGCTTCTCAAGTCCGGCATAGGAACGAATCAGCTCATCGGACAGGTCCTTGGGGTGGGAAGTGGTAAAGCGGATCCGTTCGATTCCCGCCACCTCATTAACCATGGCCAGCAGCCGCGGGAAAGAGCAAAGACCTTCCTTGTTACCGTAGCTGTTTACGTTCTGCCCCAGCAGCACGACTTCCCGGACGCCGGAAGCCGCCAGTTGCCGGATTTCCTCGATGATCCGTTCCGGCCGACGGCTCGTTTCCCTCCCCCTGACATGAGGCACGACGCAATAGGTGCAGAAATTGTCACAGCCCCGCATGATGGTGACAAAATCCGAAACCGCTCCACCCGCCCGGATCAGACCGGGGACCTCGTCAATGGCATCCGTCAGGCCGACGTCAACGACCGGGCCGTACCCGTCCTCGACCAGATTCAGGAATTCCGGCAGCCGGGTCACAGCATGGGTCCCGAAGACGATGTCGATATGCGGGAAAAGGTCGATCAGAGCCCTTCCCTCGTGCTGGGCGACGCACCCGCCGACCGCGACGATAACCCGGGGATTTTTCCTTTTTCGTGATGCCAGACGGCCCAGAAAGCTGACGGCTTTCTGCCTGGCTTTGTCCCTGATGGTGCAGGTATTGACGATAATCAGATCGGCCTCGCGAAAAGAGTCAACCTCCCGAAAATTCAGGGCGGTCAGCATGGCGGACATTCGCGATGAATCATATATATTCATCTGGCAGCCGATGGTATTAATAAAGTAAGAGCGCATCGTCATCCGTTAAATCACTGTCTTTTCCCGGTGCCGGCACCGGTTCAATCATGATTTCGTCTTTCAGTCCGCTGATGATCCCGGCCACGTCCCGCTCACACCCCGGGGCCACCGTCAGCACCACCTGACCGGACTGCGCGTCCAGCGTGGTCAGGACCGCCAGGCCGTCATACCCTTCCAGGATAAAACGGAAAAAAGAGATGTCTCGTCCGGCCACGCGATAGTATTGCCGACTGGTTTCAGCGGCCGTCATCATGGGCTCTCCGGTCGGCACGGTTTTTCCAGCCACTTTCTGATCAAATTCAGCAAGGCATCCGCCTGGATGGGTTTAAAAAGGATATCATCCATGCCGACCTGGACATACCGGCTCTTATCCTGATCGACGGCTCCGGCGGTAACCGCGATGATACAGACATGCCGCGACATCATACCGGGATTGGATTTCTCCAGATCCTGCCCCGATTCCCATTGGCGAATTTCCCTGGCGGCGGCGATGCCATCCAGCTCCGGCATCTGAACGTCCATGAGTATCAGGCGGTACTCATCCGGAGCGGAAGTATATCGCTCCACGGCCTGACGGCCGTCTTCGGCAACCGTCACCGGATACCCGGCTTTTTTGAGTATGGCCACCACCAGTTTCTGATTCACGGGATTATCTTCCGCCAGCAGGATGGCGGCCCGGGATTGGTCTTCGCCGATGCCGCGGGGACCGGATATCGGTTGGCAAGGAGGTTCCGCGGGAACTGGGCTTCCGCCTTCCCCGTGAA harbors:
- the mtaB gene encoding tRNA (N(6)-L-threonylcarbamoyladenosine(37)-C(2))-methylthiotransferase MtaB; this translates as MNTFSIVTLGCKVNQFESDALTGLLTAAGWRQVTGNAPADLCIVNTCTVTGRSAGQSRQLLRHFRRENPGAFIIATGCYATVAGGEVRDLECVDCVVSHDAKHKIPEIAARLRSLPEPIPTESVTGGSSADMFSCFAAAPFTGSRARPVLKIQDGCNAFCSYCIVPHARGRSVSMPPDDVLAAVRRFSSAGYPEVVLTGIHLGAYGLDLMPPHSLYRLLATITETGAIGRVRLSSLEPRELTNDILDLAARSGRICAHFHLPLQSGSDAVLKRMNRPYTAAFFKERVAAVKTIIPEAAIGVDVLCGFPGEGDSEFAETVALLNDLPVSYLHVFPFSSRPGTPAAGFPDPVPPAVISERCRVLRRMSADFRERFSRQQKGRTEIIRIEDQRDRVTGLLKGVTANYLTVLVEGDAAITNRDIPVTIGDCLGGLRVRGGID
- the mnmA gene encoding tRNA 2-thiouridine(34) synthase MnmA; translated protein: MIAVLVSGGIDSLMAARVLKHEGERVIGLHLRTGYNDLSDEEVRLISERAGMPVETIDCRDAFQSLVVDYFIAAYLEGETPNPCLRCNPTIKFGLGLDYALNRGADSIATGHYCMIRREGGHPRLARGLDQQKDQSYFLALVTEAQLSRLCFPVGGMTKAAVQSLAREMELAPVVARESQDVCFIGREETYADLIGRQVGLTRQPGLIEDIRGNVIGEHGGVHLFTVGQRRGINCPAAKPYYVASIDRRSNRIRVGFREDLMIPECRVRAINWIGRGPDADFTCTVKVRYQHRPAPARVTLLPDFHARLTFEEPQFGVAPGQGAVFYENDIVLGGGIITVG
- a CDS encoding putative 2-dehydropantoate 2-reductase, which produces MNFAVIGTGAVGGYYGGLLCRHGFDVHFLLHSDYDHVREHGLQIDSKDGDFLLERVNAYGRAEDMPRCDVVIVALKTTANEWLAAILPHVVKPGGVVVALQNGFEVEQTIHRIVPDAIVIGGLCFLCSNKIGPGHIHHLDFGAVRMGEFRPDGSAAGLTPTLERVAGAFRAAGVKVDVTDNLALARWQKLVWNMAFNGVTVVLGATTDQLMADSSSLALVRSIMEEVVAGARACGYPLEDKFIELMIGVTRNMVAYSPSMKLDFEARRPLEIEEIYRHPIAAARAAGVAMPRAETVARQLDFLDRRNRR
- a CDS encoding histidinol phosphate phosphatase domain-containing protein yields the protein MIDLHTHTLFSDGVLIPSELARRAEHAGLAAIGMTDHGDSSNIDFIIPRIVAIADELNKVMSITIIPGIEITHVPPVLIPGVCARARDLGARIVIVHGETLVEPVAAGTNRAAIEAGVDVLAHPGLITEEEVIAAGKKNVLLEITTRAGHCLANGHVAALARKHGVGMVIDTDSHSPSDLKDRESARRIVLGAGLADTDFEQMQKNAAAFL
- a CDS encoding bifunctional nuclease family protein is translated as MLHKVKILGLTVDEESNAPILVLRTIDTNETIPIWIGLLEAASIASALQKIDFERPMTHDLFKNFITRMGATLTKIEVCDLKESTFFATLYFAHDDKLFSMDARPSDAIALSIRFGAPIYVDEKVIDALTPRQGGKPIEMGDDSEEGKKWAEYLDKLSPDDFGKYKV
- the miaB gene encoding tRNA (N6-isopentenyl adenosine(37)-C2)-methylthiotransferase MiaB, with translation MNIYDSSRMSAMLTALNFREVDSFREADLIIVNTCTIRDKARQKAVSFLGRLASRKRKNPRVIVAVGGCVAQHEGRALIDLFPHIDIVFGTHAVTRLPEFLNLVEDGYGPVVDVGLTDAIDEVPGLIRAGGAVSDFVTIMRGCDNFCTYCVVPHVRGRETSRRPERIIEEIRQLAASGVREVVLLGQNVNSYGNKEGLCSFPRLLAMVNEVAGIERIRFTTSHPKDLSDELIRSYAGLEKLCHHFHLPVQSGSSRILERMNRRYTRERYLERVERLRETAADIAITTDIIVGFPGETPADFEETVSLIQAVEFDGIFAFMYSDRSLAPAAKFPDKIPSAEKNRRLNLLLDLQKGISESKNSALAGQILPVLVEGPSRRSGGSTGSGAGLERQWTGRTSTNKVVNFMLSGSLSPTPTVNAGDMVRVYIEAGFAHSLSGRIVSEENNSMNTGESFHAA
- a CDS encoding DUF4911 domain-containing protein, producing the protein MMTAAETSRQYYRVAGRDISFFRFILEGYDGLAVLTTLDAQSGQVVLTVAPGCERDVAGIISGLKDEIMIEPVPAPGKDSDLTDDDALLLY